CCGTGCTCATCCTGGACGTGGCCCGGTTCGGAGGCGCGCCGGGAGAGGTGCGCGTGTTGGGCGGGGAGGATGTCCTGGCCGGAAGCGGCCCCGGGGTGTCGCTGCATGAGCTGGATTTGGCCGAGTCCCTGCGCTTGGCGCGGGAACTGGGGGAACTGCCCCGGCTGCGCTTGGTGGTCATGGAACCCCGCGACGTCGGATATGGCCTGGAGCCTACAGCGGAGATCCGTGCGGCTCTGCCTCGGATGATTCAGGCCGCCCGGGACGAGTTGCGGCTTCTCTTGGATGGGGTTCAGTCCTGAGACTTTTCCTCCAGGGCGTCCATGAGGCTGATGGTCAGCTTGAGGAAGTCGGCCTCGGTGAGAATGCCCACCAGACGCCCCTTCTCGACCACGGGCAGGCAGCCGTACTTGTGGTTGAGCAGGAGTTCCGCCGCGGATTTCACCGTGGCCGAGGACTCCACGGTCTTCAGGTCCGTGCGCATGATCTCCTTGATCGGGATGCCGGCGTCGATTTCGTCCTGGGTTTCGGGGTCCACCCCGGCGAGCTGGGAGACCGTGGCCGAGAGCAGGTCGCGGTGGGTCAACAGGCCGATGAACATGGTGTCCCCGGTCACGATGGGGATATGACGGATGCGCTGGAGCTTCATCAGGGCCCGGGCCGAGAGCAGCGTGTCGGTTTCGCGCAGGGAGTAAACGGACTTGGTCATGATGTCGGCGACGGTGAGCATGGCGGATTCCCCTCTGTTCCTCCATTCTTTTCCCAAAGGCCCCATCCGTGTCAAGCGGGGAACTCCGACCGGGGAGGGAGGAACCTTTGTTGACTTGGGGGGACAAACGTGGTTTTGCAACGGCTGACGGAAAAATGAGGGGGAGCGGCGTGTCCGTGATCGATCCGAAGCGACTGCGCGAACGCATGGTGCGTGAGCAGATCGAGGCCCGGGGCGTACGCGACCCGGCCGTCCTCGAGGCCATGCGCCAGGTGCCGCGCCACCTCTTCGTGGAACCCGCCCTGGTGCCTAAGGCTTACATGGACGCCCCCCTGCCAATCGGCGAGGGTCAGACAATCTCTCAGCCCTATATCGTGGCCCTGATGACCGAACTGCTCCAGGTCAAGCCGGGCATGAAAATTCTGGAGATCGGCACGGGCTCGGGTTATCAGGCCGCCGTCCTGGCCCAGATGGGCGCCACGGTCTATACGGTGGAGCGCATCAAGCCGCTGTTTTTCGCGGCCCGGAAGCGCTTTATGGACATGCGGCTTTTCAGCATCAAGCCCAAGCTGGACGACGGCACCCTGGGCTGGCCCGAGGAGGCTCCCTTCGACGCCGTGATGGTCACGGCGGGCGGGCCCCAGGTGCCGCCGCCCCTGGTGGATCAGTTGGCCGATCCGGGGCGCTTGGTGATCCCGGTTGGCGAGGGCCGCCGAGACCAGAAGCTCATCATGGTGGAGAAGCGCGACGGCCGTGTGGAGAGCGTGGATATGGGCGGCGTGGCCTTCGTGGACCTCGTCGGCGCCCACGGCTGGGGGGCCTGATGTTCCAGCCGGTTGGCTTTTTGACCAAGGTTCGTTAGATTTCCCTGGCCGGACGACCGGCTTGAGACCAGTTCAAAGAAGGTGCACCACATGACTCAATCCTGCGGCAGCTGCTCCGGTTCCAAGGGCGGCGAGAAGACCGACCCGAAGCTGGCGCTTCAGAACGAACTCATCAGTTCCACCTTGGCGCGCATCAAATACAAGCTCTTCGTCATGAGCGGCAAGGGCGGGGTGGGCAAAAGCTCCGTGGCCGTGAACATCGCCGCGGCCCTCTCGGCCAAGGGCTTCAAGGTCGGGCTCATGGACGTGGACATCCACGGCCCCAGTGTGCCCCGGCTCCTGGGGTTGCGCGGGCAACTGGATGTGGACCGGGGCAGCCTGATCCTGCCCAAACGCTACAGCGACACCCTGCACGTGGTTTCCATGGAGTCCCTGCTCCAGGACCCGGACCAGGCCGTGCTCTGGCGCGGTCCCATGAAGACCTCGGCCATCCGCCAGTTCATTTCCGATGTGCAGTGGGGTGACCTGGATTTCCTGGTGGTGGACTCCCCTCCGGGCACAGGCG
The genomic region above belongs to Desulfovibrio aminophilus DSM 12254 and contains:
- a CDS encoding hydrogenase maturation protease, which encodes MGAGNPLMRDDGAGVLAVRALMAEPWPKWVEFEDAATFTQDLFHQLDRYVAVLILDVARFGGAPGEVRVLGGEDVLAGSGPGVSLHELDLAESLRLARELGELPRLRLVVMEPRDVGYGLEPTAEIRAALPRMIQAARDELRLLLDGVQS
- a CDS encoding CBS domain-containing protein — protein: MLTVADIMTKSVYSLRETDTLLSARALMKLQRIRHIPIVTGDTMFIGLLTHRDLLSATVSQLAGVDPETQDEIDAGIPIKEIMRTDLKTVESSATVKSAAELLLNHKYGCLPVVEKGRLVGILTEADFLKLTISLMDALEEKSQD
- a CDS encoding protein-L-isoaspartate(D-aspartate) O-methyltransferase, with protein sequence MRGSGVSVIDPKRLRERMVREQIEARGVRDPAVLEAMRQVPRHLFVEPALVPKAYMDAPLPIGEGQTISQPYIVALMTELLQVKPGMKILEIGTGSGYQAAVLAQMGATVYTVERIKPLFFAARKRFMDMRLFSIKPKLDDGTLGWPEEAPFDAVMVTAGGPQVPPPLVDQLADPGRLVIPVGEGRRDQKLIMVEKRDGRVESVDMGGVAFVDLVGAHGWGA
- a CDS encoding Mrp/NBP35 family ATP-binding protein produces the protein MTQSCGSCSGSKGGEKTDPKLALQNELISSTLARIKYKLFVMSGKGGVGKSSVAVNIAAALSAKGFKVGLMDVDIHGPSVPRLLGLRGQLDVDRGSLILPKRYSDTLHVVSMESLLQDPDQAVLWRGPMKTSAIRQFISDVQWGDLDFLVVDSPPGTGDEPMTVLRTIPEALCVVVTTPQEVSLADVRKAINFLQYAQANILGVVENMSGLICPHCGKGIDLFKKGGGRELAEQYGLEFLGAVPLDPATVVAGDRGVPVVLLEEDTPAKQALLELGDNVARAAQNSLEAASTIHR